Proteins from one Elgaria multicarinata webbii isolate HBS135686 ecotype San Diego chromosome 3, rElgMul1.1.pri, whole genome shotgun sequence genomic window:
- the LOC134396326 gene encoding zinc finger protein 665-like — MENYKHVASCTQDMREKINLRAHQVSEERDEWPDAEENVGNRDGTDKLEENQRNKEKKNSISSLDGNLLAIRVQQIIPEQKTTKTYLVGRKRVVRKLPLDGDSATDRAEKRYKCLECGKSFRQSTVLISHQRIHTGEKPFNCLECGKAFRQKGALISHQRIHTGEKPFRCLECGRSFRQVSCLYSHQTTHTTDKPYKCQECGKSFSQASLLNSHQRIHIDEKPYECLQCGRSFRHKSALTSHQRIHTGEKPFKCQECGKSFNRKYDLVAHQRIHTGEKPFKCLKCGKSFRLKPSLTSHQRIHAEENTFKCLECGESFRQKYALVSHQIIHTGQKPFECSQCGKSFIHRQSFTSHQRIHTGEKPFKCVDCGKSFRRKDSLTSHQRNHTGEKLFECMQCGKTFNRRHSLTSHERTHTGEKPFTCLQCGKSFRQKGALRAHEVIHIGEKRYKCLECGKRFRRKYALNSHQSIHSGDKPYQCLECGKRFCQSSALNCHQRIHTGEKPYQCLECGKSFSLKPSLLLHQTTHTGEKPFKCLKCGKSFSRKAYLTLHQITHTGKKPYKCSVCGKRFSLKPSLTLHQTTHTGEKPYKCTVCGKRFSRRAYVSLHQRIHTGEKPFKCLECGKGFNRREYLISHQRTHRETSSEEEDSDAPEEPSPTVDLGQFEGNCDSSASLEAPSNPVLSLVGIPDSPSTTHSPAEHQWQCIRWDTQSHGGSTHLTPRRPFRPQYSQEQGTTQEQVCNNQEKDPAATTQTQLDLDHPEPVLPQTFSWLTAPTEPSDS, encoded by the exons ATGGAGAATTACAAGCACGTTGCCTCTTGCA cCCAGGATATGCGGGAGAAAATAAATCTAAGAGCACATCAAGTATCCGAGGAAAGGGATGAGTGGCCAGACGCAGAGGAGAATGTTGGGAATCGAGATGGGACGGACAAGCTGGAAGAAAaccaaagaaataaagaaaagaagaattccATTTCTTCTCTGGATGGTAACCTTCTTGCAATTAGGGTCCAACAAATAATACCTGAACAAAAGACAACTAAAACATACCTTGTAGGTAGAAAAAGGGTTGTTCGTAAATTGCCTCTTGATGGTGATTCAGCCACTGACAGAGCGGAGAAACGATATAAATGCCTGGAATGTGGAAAAAGTTTCAGGCAGAGTACAGTACTTATCTcccatcaaagaatacacacaggggagaaaccttttaactgcctggagtgtgggaaagCATTTAGACAGAAGGGGGCACTTATTTcccaccaaagaattcacactggagagaaaccatttagatgcttggagtgtggaaggaGTTTTCGTCAGGTCTCATGCCTTTATTCACATCAAACAACTCACACCACAGACAAACCGTATAAATGccaggagtgtggaaagagcttcagtcaggcCTCTCTCCTGAATTCCCATCAAAGAATACATATAGATGAGAAACCATATGAGTGTCTGCAGTGTGGAAGGAGCTTCAGACATAAATCAGCTCTTActtcccatcaaagaattcacacaggggagaagccctttaaatgtcaggagtgtggaaagagcttcaaccgGAAGTATGACCTTGTTGCGCATCagcgaattcacacaggagagaaaccatttaaatgtttgaagtgtggaaagagcttccgtcTCAAGCCAAGCCTTACTAGTCATCAGAGAATTCATGCAGAAGAGAAcacatttaaatgcctggaatgTGGAGAAAGCTTTAGACAGAAGTATGCACTTGTTTCACATCAGATAATTCACACAGGgcagaaaccatttgaatgttcccagtgtggaaagagcttcattcaCAGGCAAAGCTTTACTagtcatcagagaattcacacaggagagaaaccatttaaatgtgtggactgtggaaagagcttcaggcgGAAGGATAGCCTCACTTCACATCAGaggaatcacacaggagagaaactgtTTGAATGTATGCAGTGTGGAAAGACCTTTAATCGCAGGCATAGCCTTACCAGTCATgagagaactcacacaggagagaaaccatttacatgcctgcagtgtggaaagagcttcagacaGAAGGGTGCCCTGAGAGCACATGAAGTAATTCACATTGGGGAAAAAcgatataaatgcctggagtgtggaaagaggttcaggcGGAAGTATGCCCTTAATTCCCATCAAAGCATTCACAGCGGAGACAAACCAtatcaatgcttggagtgtgggaagagatTCTGCCAGAGTAGTGCCCTTAActgccatcaaagaattcacacaggggagaaaccgtatcagtgcttggagtgtggaaagagcttcagcttgAAACCGTCTCTTCTATTACATCAAACCActcacaccggggagaaaccctttaaatgcctgaagtgcggaaagagtttcagtcggaaGGCCTACCTTACTTTACACCAAATAACTCATACCGGGAAGAAACCCTACAAATGCTCGGTGTGTGGAAAGCGTTTCAGTTTGAAGCCATCTCTTACACTGCATCAAACCACTCACACGGGGGAAAAACCGTATAAATGCACAgtgtgtggaaagcgcttcagtcgtCGGGCATACGtttctttacatcaaagaattcacacaggggagaagccctttaaatgcctggagtgtggcaaGGGGTTCAATCGAAGGGAATACCTGAtttcacatcaaagaactcacagagAGACCTCTTCGGAAGAGGAGGATTCTGATGCACCAGAAGAACCCTCTCCTACTGTAGACTTGGGGCAATTTGAGGGAAACTGTGACAGCAGTGCCTCATTGGAGGCACCCAGCAACCCTGTCCTGAGCTTAGTGGGGATTCCAGACTCTCCTTCCACCACCCACAGCCCAGCAGAACACCAATGGCAATGTATCAGGTGGGATACTCAAAGCCATGGTGGAAGCACCCACCTGACGCCCCGAAGACCCTTTCGGCCGCAGTATTCTCAGGAACAAGGAACTACTCAGGAGCAAGTGTGTAATAATCAGGAGAAAGACCCAGCTGCGACTACTCAGACACAACTGGATTTGGATCATCCAGAACCTGTGCTTCCCCAGACTTTTTCTTGGTTAACAGCTCCCACAGAGCCTTCTGATTCTTAA